Genomic window (Propionibacteriaceae bacterium ZF39):
TGTCCCAGATCGAACGTGGACTGCGGGCCCCGTCCGCTACCGTCACCGCCGCGATCGCCACCACGCTCGGCATTACGGTCGAGGAGCTCTATGAGCGTTCCGGCTCGCATGCCGAGCCGGGCAGGAAGACAGAGGTGCGCCAAGCCATCGAGCGCGCCTCCGAGTTGGGTCCGCTGCAGCGAGCCTCGCTGCTCGGGATCTATGAATCCTTCATCACCGTGAACCAGGCCCGCCGGATCATGGAGGACGGCCAACCCGACGAAGCGTCCGGCTGACGCTTCCCGGAGCACAAAGAAGGCCCTGCCGACCAAGTCGGCAGGGCCTCTTTCGGAACCGGCGTCAGGCCGGTCTCAGATCACTTCAGCAGCTCGCGCGCAGCCTTGGTGTAGGCGTCGCTGAGGTCCTGGACGAACTGGACCTGGGTCGAGGCGAGAGTGTTCAGCCACTCGACCTGGCTGGCGTTGGCCATCTGCTTCTGGAAGTCGAGCATGCTCTTC
Coding sequences:
- a CDS encoding helix-turn-helix transcriptional regulator; the protein is MTDVQPRSLMGAFIRQQRELSQMSMRQMSQIVGISNPYLSQIERGLRAPSATVTAAIATTLGITVEELYERSGSHAEPGRKTEVRQAIERASELGPLQRASLLGIYESFITVNQARRIMEDGQPDEASG